In Notamacropus eugenii isolate mMacEug1 chromosome 1, mMacEug1.pri_v2, whole genome shotgun sequence, one genomic interval encodes:
- the ZFAND5 gene encoding AN1-type zinc finger protein 5 → MAQETNQTPGPMLCSTGCGFYGNPRTNGMCSVCYKEHLQRQQNSGRMSPMGSASGSNSPTSDSASVQRAEASLNNCEGAAGSTSEKSRNVPVAALPVTQQMTEMSISREDKITTPKTEATEPVVTQPSPSVSQPSTSRSEEKAPELPKPKKNRCFMCRKKVGLTGFDCRCGNLFCGLHRYSDKHNCPYDYKAEAAAKIRKENPVVVAEKIQRI, encoded by the exons ATGGCTCAGGAGACAAACCAGACCCCAGGGCCCATGCTGTGTAGCACAGGATGTGGCTTTTATGGAAATCCTAGGACAAATGGCATGTGTTCAGTTTGCTACAAAGAACATCTTCAACGGCAGCAGAATAGTGGCAGAATGAGCCCCATGG gaTCAGCTAGTGGTTCCAACAGTCCTACCTCagactctgcatcagttcaaagaGCAGAAGCTAGTTTAAACAACTGTGAAGGTGCTGCTGGCAGCACATCTGAAAAATCAAG aaatgtgcCTGTGGCCGCTTTGCCTGTAACACAGCAAATGACAGAAATGAGCATTTCAAGAGAGGACAAAATAACCACACCGAAAACAGAGGCAACAGAGCCAG TTGTCACTCAGCCAAGTCCATCAGTTTCTCAGCCTAGTACTTCTCGAAGTGAAGAAAAAGCCCCAGAATTGCCTAAACCAAAGAAGAACAGATGTTTCATGTGCAGGAAGAAAGTTGGCCTTACAG GGTTTGACTGCCGCTGTGGAAATTTGTTCTGTGGACTTCACCGTTATTCTGACAAGCACAACTGCCCCTATGACTATAAAGCAGAAGCTGCAGcaaaaatcaggaaagagaatCCAGTTGTTGTGGCTGAAAAGATCCAGAGAATATAA